Proteins encoded within one genomic window of Candidatus Binataceae bacterium:
- the yajC gene encoding preprotein translocase subunit YajC, whose amino-acid sequence MFFEGVAWAQAAGGATAGSTEQTMLQTVVPLAAIFAVFYFLLIRPQTKKAQEHSKMLGELKRNDEVVTTGGIVGKITELGDKIVTVEIAPNVRIRVERSQISGISNYGKTSSKSS is encoded by the coding sequence ATGTTTTTTGAAGGCGTTGCATGGGCGCAGGCTGCGGGCGGCGCGACGGCGGGTAGCACGGAGCAGACGATGCTCCAGACGGTGGTGCCGCTGGCGGCGATTTTCGCGGTCTTCTATTTCCTGTTGATTCGGCCGCAGACCAAGAAGGCGCAGGAGCACAGCAAGATGCTGGGCGAGCTCAAGCGCAACGACGAAGTGGTAACGACCGGCGGTATCGTCGGCAAGATCACCGAGCTCGGCGACAAGATCGTCACGGTGGAGATTGCGCCCAACGTGCGGATCCGCGTCGAGCGCTCGCAGATCTCGGGAATCTCCAACTACGGGAAGACCTCGTCAAAATCATCTTGA